Proteins encoded by one window of Salvia splendens isolate huo1 chromosome 5, SspV2, whole genome shotgun sequence:
- the LOC121801895 gene encoding serine/threonine-protein kinase PBS1-like, with translation MGCFPCFDSRDDEKPSLNKERDDHKEVQIAVPSNISKLSSGGDRLKTRSNVGPRREASGLKDLPDSQIAAQTFTFRELAAATNNFRPECFLGEGGFGRVYKGRLHNGQVVAVKQLDRNGLQGNREFLVEVLMLSLLHNPHLVNLLGYCADGDQRLLVYEFMPLGSLEDHLHDLPPDKEPLDWSTRMKIAAGAAKGLEHLHDKANPPVIYRDFKSSNILLGEGFVPKLSDFGLAKLGPTGDKSHVSTRVMGTYGYCAPEYAMTGQLTVKSDVYSFGVVFLEIITGRKAIDSTRPQGEQNLVAWVRPFFNDRKRYVKLADPRLQGKFPIRGLYQALAVASMCTQEQAAARPLIGDVVTALSYLANHSYDPSHSNKDERGGKLLRNEEGAGSGRKWDVEGGSERDDSPRETAKMLNRDLERERAVAEAKMWGENWREKRRQSAQGGSFDANNG, from the exons atggggtGTTTTCCTTGTTTTGATTCAAGAGATGATGAGAAGCCCAGTCTCAATAAAGAGAGAGATGATCACAAGGAAGTTCAAATTGCTGTCCCTTCCAATATATCAAAATTATCTTCTG GGGGGGATAGGCTGAAGACGAGGAGCAATGTTGGCCCGAGGAGGGAGGCATCAGGACTGAAGGACTTGCCAGATTCTCAGATTGCTGCGCAAACGTTTACTTTTCGTGAACTAGCTGCTGCGACAAATAACTTCAGGCCAGAGTGTTTCCTAGGAGAGGGAGGATTCGGACGTGTATACAAAGGGAGACTTCATAACGGCCAG GTTGTTGCTGTTAAGCAGTTGGACAGAAATGGGCTTCAGGGTAATCGAGAATTTCTTGTTGAGGTTCTAATGCTCAGCCTTCTCCACAATCCTCACTTGGTGAATCTATTGGGCTATTGTGCTGATGGGGATCAGAGGCTTCTCGTCTATGAATTTATGCCGTTGGGTTCACTAGAAGACCATCTCCATG ATCTTCCGCCCGACAAAGAGCCCCTTGACTGGAGCACGAGAATGAAGATAGCAGCCGGCGCAGCCAAAGGACTGGAGCATCTCCACGACAAGGCGAACCCTCCTGTTATTTATCGAGATTTCAAGTCGTCCAACATATTACTCGGCGAAGGGTTTGTTCCAAAGCTCTCCGACTTTGGACTGGCGAAGCTCGGCCCCACAGGAGACAAGTCGCACGTATCCACCAGGGTGATGGGGACCTACGGTTACTGTGCCCCGGAATATGCTATGACGGGGCAATTGACTGTGAAGTCGGACGTTTACAGCTTCGGAGTCGTCTTTTTAGAAATCATCACGGGGCGTAAAGCCATCGACAGCACCAGACCTCAGGGCGAACAGAACCTCGTTGCTTGG GTGCGCCCTTTTTTCAACGACCGTAAGAGGTACGTGAAGTTGGCAGATCCGAGGCTGCAAGGGAAATTCCCGATCCGCGGGCTTTATCAAGCCCTGGCCGTGGCGTCCATGTGCACCCAGGAACAGGCTGCTGCTCGTCCCTTGATCGGTGACGTGGTGACTGCCCTTTCTTACCTGGCAAATCACTCGTACGATCCTAGTCATAGCAACAAAGACGAACGAGGCGGGAAGCTGCTTAGGAACGAGGAGGGTGCTGGGTCCGGAAGGAAGTGGGACGTGGAGGGAGGGTCCGAGAGGGACGATTCTCCGAGGGAGACGGCGAAAATGTTGAACCGGGACCTCGAGAGGGAACGAGCCGTTGCAGAGGCGAAAATGTGGGGCGAGAACTGGAGAGAAAAGAGGCGCCAAAGCGCTCAAGGTGGTAGTTTCGACGCGAACAACGGCTAG